GCGCTTTTCCCCAAACGCAGAGCTTTGGCCTCCTGCCACGGGAAGACGTCAGCTCTTCCAAAAAACTGCATCGTGACTCATAGCTCCAAAACACACCACCATATGTGCCCCTATACACTCATTGCGCTACCAGACCAGTGAACAAGCATTTCCTGGCATCCTGAGAAGGGATACGGGACACAGGCAGGGAAGAGGGGATGTGAGGCATCGGCCTGAGTCCCTGAAATAGCTCGAAATGCACAGTGAAGTCACACGGCATACAGGCCCCTTCTGCAGTCACTGCCCGCTGTCTGGGTACAGAAACGCGGCAAAAAAAGGCTGCGAAGACTCGCCACACGAGTCACGTCTGCACCGCACCCACAACGCACGTCAGCCGGGCCGTGTGACCCAGTCTTACCTGTTTGTCATCCTCTACCTGAACATGCCTTTCATGGCATTCATGTGCAGGAGCTAATTTGAAACATCAAACAACCCGGGGGGGGGTTGAAAACCTTGACTACGAGCTGCAAATTTTAGAAACTGTATTCCAGTTTAAAGAAGAAGTCCACTTAAAGCCAGTCCATGAGCCACATTAATCCACTCACTATAAAGGGATAGAAGCGATTTTGATGGAAATTCCCCATAGAGAATGCAGCCCATTGCCAAACACAGAACACCAACGAGTGTTTGAGCAGAATTACCGTAATTGCAGTTGAAgcggcaggcgggggggggggaggggtgggtgggggctaTGAGATAAGCACACGTAAACATTACAGCTACGAACAAGTGTCGGCAACGAGCTGGAAATTGTTCTTTCATCCTCCAGCGATGAAGCAGAAATGCACATGTGTGCCTCCCCATCTCGGATAAAACCTGGGGAGATTACAACTGTTAATATCCCATGCAGGGAGGCAGCCACAAGAAAGGGCCCAGGATGCCAGCCAGGGCAGGCTCCTTGGGGGGCCGCGACTGTGATCTCCAGCGTGCGCGGAGCTCAGGGCCCAAGGCATGGTCGGGGGGGGGCTTCACTAAGCTTGGCTTTGAAGACGCATCTCAGAAGCTCCTGAGAGAGGCACCCTCTGTCAGGACTGGCCAGGAGATGTTCCTCCAAAGATCTCATCCAGCATGGCATCTTGCCTACTTAGATGTGGTTTCTAACTCTGAAATCAGAAACCGATTTAAAATGAAACCAGATACCAATGCAGCCCCTGCTTGTGTTATATCTGTTCTGAGTCTGGAATGGGGATCCAGGTCCAGCCCAGGTCTTTCACACACATTACATTTCTGATTTAGATTCTCGAACTAGAAACACATCTGAATCCAAAATGGAACCCAGCCTGTATTATATCTGCTTTCTGGATCTAGTTTTAAATGCCGTTAGCACACTCCCAATCACACCATAAATGCAGCTGTATAATCCAGTAACGCCATCGATGCGCAACACTGTCGATAAAAGCATATGCCAAGTCAAACAGCATGAACTGCAGACTTGCTCCACTGCAGAGCTTCAAAAGCTCCGTCCCGCCGTGACCTGGAGCCCCGCGGAGGAGGTCTGCTTCCAGCACTAACCCTTAGCAGACCCACATTACGAGTTTTCCTCTTACCTCCACAAACTCACAAGCAGTTCCATCCCAAAGTTATCTGATTGGGCCACATGGCAGCATGCGGCCCTAATCTGACACCGCTTCTCATAGATCAGTGTTTTCAAGAATCAGAGATTATATGCTAACTAACCGTGTCCTAGTCAGACATATAATGCTGCTGTTTTTCAGGGCGTCCTTTATGATTTTTCATCTTTTCTTCTAATTTTCACATCAAATTACAGCTTCAGGTCATATGACAGGATAAGACAGGAGCACAGAGGAATGAGGGGGGAAATAATGTCCGTCACACCCAGAAAATGCCCCAAAAGTGCTGGTGCTGTCCATGAGTCAAAGGCAAAGGCATAAACCTTGTATGCAAATCCCATATTACACCAACGGGCACTGCGTTTCTCCTCACAGGAGTGAGATGAAAGATTAAATGATGTGGGGAGTTCCCCACAACCCCGTTTTTTGCGAGTTTGTGGCAGAAGATGGGTTTACACTAGGAACAGTAACGGACCATGACTTCATTTAGCTAGTATTTACAGAACGAAATCTAAAAAGCAGCCAGCAATCAGGGACGGCGCTGCCCAGTGAAATAGCTGGTATTACCCCTGCATGTACTGACAGACCGACAGTCCACTCATGCAGATCCCGTGTCCAATCGTCCCAGTGCCGCCAATGGAAATGTGTTGCTGAAGAATCAGCCTGAGCCACCATGGGATTGGTTGAGTGCTGTTGGTGTAGTGGTATCGTGCAAGATTCCTCTTCATATGACCTGGGGTTGATTCCTGGGTTTTTTTGCACAATCTTGGAGCAGACTAGCTTTTCATTTCACTGCGTGTTGAACCTGTATAAAAGTGTGTGTGACTTATAAAACTCTTGAACCTTGAATCTCTTGAGTGTTGTCCTGGTGGAAAGTAGGTAGAGTAAACCAGACGTCACAAATTTGGGGATGACCAGAACTAGAAGAAGCAGTCGCTCATGGTGCTCCATCACTCAGATGTCGTTGGCCTCCGTCTCGGGCGCCCTTCTGAAAGGGAATTTGGAATATTATGATGGTGAGTACAGATGAAAGCGACAGGCTGAGGAGAGACTGCAAAGAAGGTGAGGCCTTATCTTCAAGCCCCCCAGCACCCTGGCTCCACAGACATGGTGGCCATGTGCTATGATCTGCCACCTGGCGAaggggaaaggaaaaaaaattcttgAGGGCCTAAAAGCTTCTTTGGTGAGATACTGAGGCAGCCACTGTTGGTCTGCTGATTGACAGCCTGAAAACCGGGTGCGCGTATACTATGTGTTACAGAGAGGCAGAAAGTTTGGGTCCGGAacgtaaaaatccagaccaaggttttgcttcaaccaaccagttgagtactctgtgactctgactctatatactcaactggttggtctggatttgtactttctggacctgtaGCTTCCACCTCAGGTGTAGCAAACttaatatttgtgtgtgtatctgttgcacccccaccacccccaacgGTACATGGGACCCGTGTAAGAAGCAAACCTCCGACACTTTCCTTCCCCAGGAAGATTAAAGACGAGCCGTCTGAAGGCCGCTGGGCCCCAGGGTCCCGGGCAGTGTGGTTGGCCGCAAGAGAGTGATGGAGAAGCTCATTTGAAGATTACTGAGCTCTTCAAGCTCTCCGTGCCTTTAAGCGCTGATTTGCATTCCAgagatgggggggcgggggggggggggggctgtggcttcTTGAAGAATGCTCAGGTGGGACTAAGCCCCTGATGGTTTAAACAGTGTGCTGTTCTTCAGACAGTGGTTTGGCTATGTTCTAGCATGTTCTGTAAGAGATCGGACCAGCAGACCCAATTTCTCAAAGTTTCTGTATGATGGGATATGGATTTCCGCATCCCAGTATAAGGTTACCTTCACAATACTGGGAAATGATTGGAAAGAccaacagacacacactctcCCTTACTCCCTtatcttctctctctctctctcactctctctctctctctctttctcttcacatacatgtttgtattcatatgtttgtggggactgtccattcatttctatgagaaaaaccctaatcccaagaatgacacccttaacccctacccagccctaaccttaaccataagtaaccatacaaaatacaagacttttggcattttaactttttttctgTGACTGCACCAGCATGCTACTCTTGGCAGTGTGCAGCATTCTAAACACAGTCATGTTCCTTCTGTCTCTCTCACGtatgtgttttcagtttttttgaaGTGTGTCCCCCTAACAAAGCAAATCCTGTACACAGACATTGACAGCGGTCTCTATAAACGGTTATATACCTTTGTATTCAAGTAACCTTatttcaagtaaaaaaaaaaatacaaatataggTGAGATCTATGCAAATCATAGGCTCAATACCTCTGCTGCTTTTTGCTGTGGCTTACAATTGTTGCTATCAAGGTGACCAGCGCAATGGACCCAATCACACTGCCCAGCACAATTCCCAGGATGTTatctgaaaaaaacaaaaggaatcTTAGGATGCCAACACGTATGCAGTTTACCAGCCAAAGAGGCATTCATCACACCTACTGGCCTTTCTGGTGCAATTCCTATTCTGATCACTAGGGGGAACCAAGCCACTAAATGCGACGATATAAATTTAAAATGGCATACCCCCATTTCATCCAAGAAAAATATTGatccttttttattattaacttTCAGACTGATTTATACATCAGGACCCTGCTTAATGATGAACAGAGCTATAGTATTTGAAGAAACAGATCCATTTCCTTCAAGTATTTACCTACTGAGTAAAAACACCCCTCAACTATCTGGGAAATTTCTGCAGCTGTTGGAATATTGATGGAAACGTTTTTATACTGCATAAAAATGTCTAGTACATGACATTTAATAATACAAAAGTAGCAATATCTGACCAAATTAATGTGATTTGTGTCTTTGCAGAGATTCTGTGGGTTCACATTCTGTCAGAGAAAAGAAGTGTAAGAGTCTGATAGCATACAGTACAGGGGGAACATCACAGACAGAGCGGGGGCGAGGAGAGAGGAGCGTGATGTCATCGGCCGACGTACCCCGAACACAGTGAGTGGGGTCACCTGACCAGTGGCCATCTGCTTGGCAGGTACGTTCTAGCGACCCCGAGAGGACGTAGTCAGGATCGCAGGCAAAATTGACCGTTGCCCCCTGGAGGTACCGCGTCCCTGCCTTTCTGCCGTTGCTGGGAGGGCCCAGCCAGCCACAGGACACCACTGACAAGCAGGGCAGAGAGGCTCTCCTTACTGACAAGACTTTAAACGTCACTGAAACTCCCAGTTAAGACATTCACCTCCATATGTGCTGAATGTCTGTCATATCATCTCTAGCCCGAGCCAGGCAGGGTGGGACGCGGGGAGAAAAAACAAGCTGAAATCGGAACAGAACCTGAGCCTAAACTGAATTAAACTCCATCATTATAACACCTCAGTCAGCTTGCCCTCTTTGCCACAGAAAAGTCCCGCACTATTGCTTTTTTCTTATTGCACATATAAATTCATTTTGCCCTACATGTTTTCTGCATTTCATCTACCTTGCTGCTGGATGCAAAATATGATCAACGAAATTTATCTTTAATTATCTGAATTAAGTTATCTTATATTATCTATTAAGTATCAGTTGTGTTTTTCAATAAACAAGAGAAAATGAGCCCAAGATAAACGGCCATTGTTATCTTAGTAAAATGTGCTTAGTTACACGGCTTGAACACCTCAAGATGGCATCTCCAGGAATAACCACCCAAGCACTGTGGTCAGAAAGTCTGTCACCCCCACCATGAGCAGCAGGCATGGTGCAGACCCCCCTACCTGGCCTCAAATCCTCCACGACTGACACATGTGCCAGGAAGGCCTCGCGTGTGGCGTTGCCCATGTCCAGGCTGCGGGCTGCCAGCGTGTCGAAGCGGCACAGCGGGAAGCCCTCGCCAGAACACAGCGCACTCATCTGCGCGTACAGCGGGTCGCTGGGGTCCTCGGGCACCGAGAAGGCGGGCACAAAGTCCGGGTTGTGCTTGGGCGCAAAGCAGTAGGTGTCCAGCAGATAAGGGGAGTCGTAGGTGAACAGGGACGTCTCGTTCTCTATTTGCCCTAGAAGATATAAAGGCCCCATCAGACCCCTATTCTGACAGCGTAAACCGGGTAAAAGACAGAAATGGAGTCATTGACTACATAGGAGTCATAAACCCTAATGACTCTTCGATGCTTATTCATGTAACACTAAAAATTGAAAATTTACCCCGTTTTTCCTCTACAGTCAACAAACTTCAGCTTAGCTCCTAATATGCACTGAAACGTGGCATCCCAGTTTTGACAGTAATTGGCGTATTTTTCCCGGGAGTGCGTGGCTGCCTTTCTCGGTAACGGGCAAGCGGCACCCAGAGGGATTTATTTTCCCCGCAATGCACTTTGCTCTCCATCAAGCCGCACCTCGATCACACGTGGCGGCTGCGTTTTCCAACGAGTGAACAAAAACACGAAGGACACGACGAGCAGTTAGAGCCCCACCTTAGCTGGGTGGCCTGTCACCCTGGTAACGCCTTCAGCTAAGGAGGGCGATTCCCAGTCACCCCTTCTTTGGCACCTCTGAACGCCAGAGTCTTGGCAAGTAAAGTCCAGGTAATTTTACAGGCCTGCAGCCATAAACCCGTCTGCTGTGTGCCCGTGATGGCGATGATCGCTGCCGTTCGCAGGCGAGAAACTTCCACCCTTTGTTATCTCGTCCCTGCTGACCTTCGAGGGCAATTCGCAATGTGATAGAAGCTATTACGGTCGACGGCGAATGTGAGATTATGAGATCTTCCCGACAGAGCTCACGTTTTTGGTCACACACTAAAAGAAAAGTTAATCCCGAAGGCATCTGAGGCTCAGTCTGCCATATGAAACTTTTGATCCACTAATGAAAATGGATCAATTGATATTCAAAGCCGCAAACTAATCTGAAGGTTTGAGTTACATGAGGGAACAGCTGCACGGTCCTCACGCAAAGTATTCATCCTAACTGGCtccaatacaataaaataaagtgtaaacagGGCCCCAAAAGTGCCATATAAGCAACTAAAACTGTCAAAGTGAAAAATGTGAATTGACCAACCTAAAGGCAGCTGTCACAGTTCTGACACTGACATGAGGGGGAAAACTGGAAACTGGCACGAATTACTCTAAACACCcaactgcccctcccccccctggTCTGCAGGGTCACATTATAGTATATGATATCTGGTTTGCATTTATGCGGGTTCAGTACCAGATCAGGGATGAAAATATGGATCGTAGTAAAAAGTGTTGCTCACAGCCAGCCCCGAAGGAGAAGAGGTCCTCTGGACTGTTCTGGTCTGGTGGGAGGACCTGCCCGTCGCTGGCAACCAGGTCGTCCGCGGGGTCGCCGTTCATCTGACCCAGCAGGCCGAGCGTGTCGGCGGAGAACTCCTCGGGAAGCAGTACAGTGACGGCCAGGGTCCCCCCACGGCCCCGTGCCTCCACCCCCGCGCCAGAAGGGAACATAACAGTAATGTTCTGTGGGATCGgcgaaaaaacaaacacacctgtaggggggaagggggggggggggggcagagtagCGCAAAATACAGCGTCATAATGTTGCCACAACGTTAAAGCCTCAAGACACCACAACTCGAAAAGTACATCTTGATTTCATAAGACGCCCCACCTATCTCCTGGTTCTCCTGGACTATGGAGGCACAGTGTTCCAAGCTGTGCtaatcatcaccaccatcattaCATTATAAACTGCTCCCCATAAAATGAACAACTTCGTCCTATCGGTTGTTCTTGGGAAACAAACTTTTAATGCTTAAACTATACGATATTAACAAAGGCTACCCAGAGAATCTCCACGTGGCTAAGGAGCCATTAATGGGACATATCATGTTATAATCGCTGGTGTCTGTCAGCAGACTGTAGAATTTATCACTACATCATAATTTTCCATACATCATTTCCTAGACGGTAATCAAAATGTAAAGTGTAAAGGGTAATTAAAGGAGAACAGAACTTAAGTCCCAGAAACGTCTCgtgccaggtcatgtgatgctgAGTGTTGGGGGAGCGACACATGGTGACCCATGAGTGATTATGAGCCAAGGAGTCGAGGGCAAAGCCCAACCTGACAGGTCCATCCAGCTCTGCTCGGCAAAGGAGAGGACCTGCTGGTTCCTCAGCAGCTGCAGGTGATCCCGCTGGCTGGCCAGACGCACCTCGATGATGTCAGAGGTCTTCTCCTGCATGGACACCGCAGACAACATGGCCGCCTTTGCTAGGGTGCCTGAAAGATCCATTCAGGTTAGCATGGGTGGGTTTGGCCATGAGGGTCAGCGTTGCCCTCTTATGCCCTACGAGAAGGAAAGCAGGAGATAGGGCAGTACTGTTTTTTAGGATTCTCACCGTTCTCCATCTTCACCCTCTCCGTCCGCCCTTGAATGGTCAAGCCTTTGCTGGCCGCCCGCACAAGGTAGTACTCCCCCTGCCCGTTGAAGGTATAGCTGATGCCGTCAAACGTTACAAAGTGGGGGTCGCCAAACGCCACACCTGTGAAGACCCAACCCCCACTCAACACACAAAGCAGCTGCACATCGACCATGCTGAGCTAACGTCAAAACACTTCAACTGGTGAATGGTGCCACACTCCCTGTTGTAAGCAATACATTTGAGAATTTGCTAGTTATCAAAAAACACCACAAACAGCACATTAAGTGAAGCTACAAACAGAGATTATTTTCTCAGCTGCTTTCTTGATTGCTGTACACGGTGCATCTCAGAGGAAACCATCGCAGAAGAAAAATGTCTATCAGGCAGAACACCGACAGACCGGCTGGGTGATTTACCGTGGAATTAAATTAGCAGCCGGGTTCGTACATATTCTCACTTGTTCGTCACTTGTTTTCTTACTGACAAAAACGATTAGGGGGGAGGTTCGGTTTAATGAAGAAAAATTGATAGCTGAATGGCTCTCTCAGCAGCTATGCAAGGAAGCTTTATTGTGAAGACCAGGACACGCAGACAGACGACACAAAGGGTAACGATTTCACTGCCCTGGGGCTTCCCTGCAGGTCAGGGTGTCTGTAACCCATTCTAACAATTAGATGGTTAACCAGGTAACGTGACGATAAGATGCCAAGAGCAGCTCAGAGATGTAATCTGAGATGGGAAGGAGGAAGAGTCTCTGGAAGGCCCACCTGCTTTTGGAGCCCGGTAGGTCCTGCAGTCGCTTGATGGCCGGTGTTTAAAGTAGTACTGGCAGTTGTCAGACCACAAGCAGCAGTAGTAGAAGCTGAGCACGTCGTACAGCCAGTGAGATGCCCCGGGCACCCTCGGAGGGCGCCTGTAGGGCGGCGACCCCCAGTCATGCCCCCGGTCGGGGGTGCTGCCCCCGATGGAGTCCGCCGTCAGCACCTGGGAGCCTGTGGCGTCGTAGCAGCACTGCTGTCCAGCGGCGTACTTAGGGCTGCCGGTAGGCGGGAAACAGACTGTCAGTCTCATGCTGAGTGACATCATCTACGGCATCCCTGATTGGTTTAGGGCTTAATCTCTTACAGCCTAatctgtcacatgacacaggCTAAGGTCACCGGATGTAGTGGGAGGAGGGAAAACACAGAATTATTGATTGATAAAACCTAATCCCAAAAATTACGTATTACAAAACCAGTTCCATTTAACATATTTCTatgcatatttacatttttttacgTTTAAGCCAATCGTTTCATGGCTACCGTCTCTTCGCTACCACAGTTATGTTGACTTGTTTGGCTGGCACCTGGCTTGTATGGCTCGCACGCAGTGGACGCTGCCTGGGTGGTAGGTACACACGCTGCCCTTCTCTATGTCACAGCCATAGTCCGTCTGAGGAAACAGCCAAGTCGTGTCACTCTGCATGCTCACACGTCTCTCTAGGCGTCTCTTTAGCGCTTAGCAGGTATGATGCTCGAGGACCGTCAGTGTCGGCAGCCCGGCTCACATGGAAGCGGCCGGTGTCGGCGCGCGCCTGGGCCAGAGTGCAGGGGCAGTCGAGCGTCTCGTTAAGGAAGTTCGGCAACCGGctctccagcatgtcccagGCCAGGCACTTCGCCGTCGCCCAGGCGACAGAGTCCTGCCGGAAGGCATCGCCGAGGTGCCAGGCCAGGGCATGGTCCTCACTCCAGGCGGCATGAACATCCCTGAAACATAATGCCCACCGCAGTGAGAGCTCGGGCAGCCATCAGCACACTGCCGTGCAAAGAGGTTCCCAAGGACCTCGACCTGAGATCAGCATGATGGTTTAGCTGGTGGTTTAGCTCTATATTAATTCCGCCCCCATTTGCTGTGGAAAGAAAGCTCAGggcagttttacttacacaaaaatgttctgagggaaGAGCAAAAAATTATTAgttcagaaagataaccaatcagattgtagaggaggtgggtccaagcaactataGGATGCAGGACCAAtgaatcagatgtcttggtcctgcctcctctagttgcttggacccacctccactacaatctaattggttatctctctgaaccaatcattttttgttctgccctcagaacatttttgtgtaagtaaaccTCCCATGAGTGGATAGAAAATGACAGATAATTCATTACTATTATTTATCAGTTCCAGTGAGCATGTTCCTAGCATTCAACTTCTTAGCAGAAATAACAGGTAATCTAGGGGTAAATACTTACATTTCTGGCAGCCAGTTAAACTTCAGTATTGCATGGTTATGTCATTTTCCACCCCACATGCACTGTTCATGGTGCGGTTATGTGACTGGCAGAGCCTAATGTGTCCCCCTTACCTTGTCCCATCAGGGTATGAGCCGGCACTGACTCGCACAGCTCCAAGCTCCCATTCAGAGAAAGGGCTCTCAGCAGGCTTTGGAACAAAGCTGAAGCTACCATTGTTGGGCAGCCCCTTCCCCAGAGAATATAGGTACTTCCATTCGGAGGCCCAGGAAACCGAGTAGGGCTCCCCTGGTGGTGGTGGCGAGACAATGACATCATAAACCCAGCCCAGCCGCCACTAGCAGATACTATCTATCAATTGCGGTCATTATCCATCTGTTTAAAT
This is a stretch of genomic DNA from Paramormyrops kingsleyae isolate MSU_618 chromosome 7, PKINGS_0.4, whole genome shotgun sequence. It encodes these proteins:
- the susd2 gene encoding sushi domain-containing protein 2 isoform X1, encoding MRNAGWMERLSMGPLILLVTSLCTVTALTCEGQCGQQLQACSCHATCSSLGTCCTDYRQFCLVVSPYSGTMFGGTDFVVLNATFPLDSTVICRFNGDVYTAGYVDVEGRAHCISPLLYETGFVPFEISMDDGVTFNRTGMWLSVHSGKLEAEFKVALGNATQWQYYGTAGVGGSLSLSWKPWQIRADTVNIELWAYRETGEPYSVSWASEWKYLYSLGKGLPNNGSFSFVPKPAESPFSEWELGAVRVSAGSYPDGTRDVHAAWSEDHALAWHLGDAFRQDSVAWATAKCLAWDMLESRLPNFLNETLDCPCTLAQARADTGRFHTDYGCDIEKGSVCTYHPGSVHCVRAIQASPKYAAGQQCCYDATGSQVLTADSIGGSTPDRGHDWGSPPYRRPPRVPGASHWLYDVLSFYYCCLWSDNCQYYFKHRPSSDCRTYRAPKAGVAFGDPHFVTFDGISYTFNGQGEYYLVRAASKGLTIQGRTERVKMENGTLAKAAMLSAVSMQEKTSDIIEVRLASQRDHLQLLRNQQVLSFAEQSWMDLSGVFVFSPIPQNITVMFPSGAGVEARGRGGTLAVTVLLPEEFSADTLGLLGQMNGDPADDLVASDGQVLPPDQNSPEDLFSFGAGWQIENETSLFTYDSPYLLDTYCFAPKHNPDFVPAFSVPEDPSDPLYAQMSALCSGEGFPLCRFDTLAARSLDMGNATREAFLAHVSVVEDLRPVVSCGWLGPPSNGRKAGTRYLQGATVNFACDPDYVLSGSLERTCQADGHWSGDPTHCVRDNILGIVLGSVIGSIALVTLIATIVSHSKKQQRRAPETEANDI
- the susd2 gene encoding sushi domain-containing protein 2 isoform X2 — protein: MFGGTDFVVLNATFPLDSTVICRFNGDVYTAGYVDVEGRAHCISPLLYETGFVPFEISMDDGVTFNRTGMWLSVHSGKLEAEFKVALGNATQWQYYGTAGVGGSLSLSWKPWQIRADTVNIELWAYRETGEPYSVSWASEWKYLYSLGKGLPNNGSFSFVPKPAESPFSEWELGAVRVSAGSYPDGTRDVHAAWSEDHALAWHLGDAFRQDSVAWATAKCLAWDMLESRLPNFLNETLDCPCTLAQARADTGRFHTDYGCDIEKGSVCTYHPGSVHCVRAIQASPKYAAGQQCCYDATGSQVLTADSIGGSTPDRGHDWGSPPYRRPPRVPGASHWLYDVLSFYYCCLWSDNCQYYFKHRPSSDCRTYRAPKAGVAFGDPHFVTFDGISYTFNGQGEYYLVRAASKGLTIQGRTERVKMENGTLAKAAMLSAVSMQEKTSDIIEVRLASQRDHLQLLRNQQVLSFAEQSWMDLSGVFVFSPIPQNITVMFPSGAGVEARGRGGTLAVTVLLPEEFSADTLGLLGQMNGDPADDLVASDGQVLPPDQNSPEDLFSFGAGWQIENETSLFTYDSPYLLDTYCFAPKHNPDFVPAFSVPEDPSDPLYAQMSALCSGEGFPLCRFDTLAARSLDMGNATREAFLAHVSVVEDLRPVVSCGWLGPPSNGRKAGTRYLQGATVNFACDPDYVLSGSLERTCQADGHWSGDPTHCVRDNILGIVLGSVIGSIALVTLIATIVSHSKKQQRRAPETEANDI